One Manihot esculenta cultivar AM560-2 chromosome 6, M.esculenta_v8, whole genome shotgun sequence DNA segment encodes these proteins:
- the LOC110617813 gene encoding AP2-like ethylene-responsive transcription factor At1g16060 encodes MGKLAQQNQKSSANNNNNGVTKVKRTRRSVPRDSPPQRSSIYRGVTRHRWTGRYEAHLWDKNCWNESQNKKGRQVYLGAYDDEEAAAHAYDLAALKYWGEDTIINFPLSTYENELKEMEGQSREEYIGSLRRKSSGFSRGVSKYRGVARHHHNGRWEARIGRVFGNKYLYLGTYATQEEAATAYDMAAIEYRGLNAVTNFDLSRYIKWLKPNQNDNTTANNNDLFHPNPNLNIPTHSTPIPNQDLGLSFLQNQQAFQTTSSETVPMEPRPTNATSALGLLLQSSKFKEMMEMTSMTDCPSSHVDQLDPPQCRFPEDIQTYFECQDLTNNYGEGDDMIFAELNSFVPQMFQSDL; translated from the exons ATGGGGAAATTAGCACAGCAAAACCAGAAAAGCTCGgcaaataataacaataatggaGTTACAAAGGTGAAACGTACTAGGAGAAGTGTGCCTAGAGACTCTCCTCCCCAACGTAGCTCTATTTATCGTGGAGTCACCAg GCACCGATGGACAGGGAGATATGAAGCTCATTTGTGGGATAAAAATTGCTGGAATGAATCGCAAAACAAGAAAGGACGACAAG TCTACCTTG GTGCATATGATGATGAAGAAGCAGCAGCACATGCTTATGATTTAGCAGCACTCAAGTACTGGGGAGAGGACACAATTATCAATTTTCCT ttaTCAACTTACGAAAATGAGCTCAAAGAAATGGAGGGTCAGTCCCGAGAAGAATATATCGGATCATTGAgaag GAAAAGCAGTGGATTTTCTCGTGGAGTATCGAAATACAGAGGTGTGGCAAG ACACCATCACAATGGAAGATGGGAGGCTCGAATTGGCAGAGTTTTTGGCAACAAATACCTCTATCTTGGTACATATG CAACTCAAGAGGAAGCTGCCACTGCATACGATATGGCAGCCATAGAGTATCGTGGATTAAATGCTGTCACCAATTTTGATCTCAGTCGTTACATCAAGTGGTTAAAACCTAATCAAAACGATAACACCACCGCCAATAATAATGATCTATTTCATCCTAACCCTAACCTTAACATACCCACCCATTCTACTCCAATTCCTAATCAAGATCTCGGATTAAGTTTTCTTCAAAACCAGCAAGCCTTCCAAACAACTAGCAGTGAAACTGTGCCGATGGAGCCACGACCAACCAATGCAACCTCAGCCCTAGGCTTGCTTCTTCAATCGTCAAAGTTCAAGGAGATGATGGAGATGACTTCTATGACCGATTGCCCATCGAGCCATGTTGATCAGTTAGACCCACCGCAATGCAGATTCCCTGAAGACATTCAAACCTACTTTGAGTGCCAAGATCTGACAAACAATTATGGGGAAGGGGATGACATGATTTTTGCTGAGCTCAACTCGTTTGTGCCTCAAATGTTTCAATCTGATCTTTGA